One Ranitomeya imitator isolate aRanImi1 chromosome 1, aRanImi1.pri, whole genome shotgun sequence DNA window includes the following coding sequences:
- the FRMD6 gene encoding FERM domain-containing protein 6 translates to MSKLGFQNNRVMQDRRSVCVFLPSDETLNIIINVKALCQELLDQICDLLRLKDCHLFGLSVIQNNEHVYMELSQKLYKYCPKEWKKEASKGIDQFGPPMIIHFRVQYYVENGRLISDRTARYYYYCHLRKQVLLSRSTTREEAYFLLAAFALQADLGNFKRNKHYGKYFEPEAYFPPWVIKKRGRDYILKHIPNIHRDQFALNVSEAHLMYIKEAARLEDVAVHYYRLYKDKREVDASLILGLTLRGIQIFQSLGDEKQLLYDFPWTNVGKLVFVGKKFEILPDGLPSARKLMYYTGCSARSRHLLQLLSNSHRLYMNLQPVLRQVQRLEENEEKKQYRESYISDTLDQDMDQLEKRSRASGSSAGSVKQKRLSRQSTASHSSSHTSGIEADTKHRDIGGEDSFSGTSLHRKLKTCSSMTSYSSSHTSGAESASKDRLEDDSQDDEIEMLVDDPKDMDLPLDISPDLCIYITEDMLVSQQTNGYSGLVVKEVDSSTSSSSETVVKLRGQSIDSLPQTARRKPKTSTDRHSLSLDDIRLYQKDFLQMDGLCQDTAQSFTFGCGHDADNRGLYCNGCLAQQCVTMQEPFVAKKASKYFSLDLTHDEVPEFVV, encoded by the exons ATGAGCAAGCTCGGCTTCCAGAATAACAGAGTCATGCAGGATCGGCGGAGCGTATGTGTCTTCCTTCCAAGTGATGAGACTCTGAATATCATCATTAAT GTTAAAGCACTTTGTCAGGAGTTACTGGATCAGATCTGCGATCTCCTCCGGTTGAAGGATTGTCATCTCTTTGGGCTCAGCGTTATCCAAA ACAATGAACATGTGTACATGGAACTTTCCCAGAAGCTTTATAAGTACTGTCCCAAGGAGTGGAAGAAGGAGGCCAGTAAA GGTATTGACCAGTTCGGCCCTCCGATGATCATTCATTTCCGAGTTCAGTACTATGTGGAGAACGGCCGATTAATAAG TGACAGAACGGCGCGGTACTATTACTACTGCCATCTAAGGAAACAAGTCTTACTATCCCGGAGCACAACGAGGGAGGAGGCTTACTTTCTGCTGGCCGCCTTCGCCCTACAAGCCGACCTGGGTAACTTCAAAAGGAACAAGCACTATGGAAAGTACTTTGAACCAGAAGCCTACTTCCCTCCTTGG GTAATTAAAAAGAGGGGGAGAGATTATATATTAAAGCACATTCCCAATATCCACCGCGACCAATTTGCACTGAACGTATCGGAAGCACATCTGATGTATATTAAGGAGGCAGCGAGACTGGAGGACGTCGCTGTCCATTACTACAGGCTGTACAAG GATAAGAGGGAGGTGGACGCCTCATTGATTCTTGGACTTACGTTAAGAGGAATCCAAATCTTCCAG AGCCTGGGCGATGAGAAGCAGCTTCTCTATGACTTCCCCTGGACTAACGTAGGAAAGTTAGTGTTTGTG GGAAAGAAGTTTGAGATTCTGCCGGACGGTTTACCCTCGGCCAGGAAATTGATGTACTACACGGGCTGCTCTGCGCGCTCTCGGCACCTGCTGCAGCTGCTCAGCAATAGTCATCGATTATACATGAATCTCCAGCCGGTcctgagacaagtccagagactggAGGAAAACGAGG AGAAGAAGCAATACAGGGAGTCCTACATCAGCGACACATTGGATCAGGACATGGATCAGCTGGAGAAGAGGTCGAGAGCGAGTGGAAGCAGTGCAGGGAGCGTGAAACAAAAGAGGCTCTCCCGTCAGTCCACGGCCAGCCACAGCAGCTCGCACACCTCAGGGATAGAGGCGGACACCAAGCACAGGGACATCGGAGGAGAGGACAGCTTTTCTGGGACATCACTGCACCGCAAGCTGAAAACCTGCAGCTCCATGACCTCTTACAGCAGCTCCCACACCTCTGGGGCAGAGAGTGCCAGCAAGGACAGGCTGGAGGATGACTCGCAAGATGATG AGATCGAGATGCTGGTAGATGACCCGAAGGACATGGATCTGCCTCTGGATATTAGCCCTGACCTGTGTATTTACATCACGGAAGACATGTTGGTCTCGCAGCAAACAAATGGATATTCTG GATTAGTAGTCAAAGAAGTAGACTCGTCCACCTCCAGCTCTTCAGAAACCGTGGTGAAGCTCCGAGGTCAGAGCATTGACTCGTTGCCACAG ACTGCTCGTAGGAAACCAAAGACCTCGACGGATCGGCACAGCCTGAGCCTGGACGACATCCGCCTGTACCAGAAGGACTTTCTGCAGATGGACGGCCTGTGCCAGGACACTGCCCAGAGCTTCACCTTCGGCTGCGGCCACGACGCAGACAACAGAGGCCTTTACTGTAACGGGTGCCTTGCCCAGCAGTGTGTCACCATGCAGGAGCCCTTCGTGGCCAAGAAAGCCAGCAAATACTTTTCCTTGGACCTTACCCACGATGAAGTCCCGGAGTTTGTAGTGTGA